One region of Polaribacter pectinis genomic DNA includes:
- a CDS encoding glycosyltransferase family 2 protein: MIWFFVFIFILYAILIIALAFGFAKVDEFKPENLEPKTSFSVVIPFRNEAENLPKLLKSISLLKYPKELVEFIFVDDASSDDSVKVIEDILPNNKMSINVIKNNRTSNSPKKDAITTAISIAKNNWILTTDADCILPENWLKTFDAFIQQNNPKMVVAPVNYIAINNSSEQFQLLDFMSLQGTTVGSFGMGHPFLCNGANLAYQKQEFLKLNGFDGNENIASGDDIFLFEKFLENDKKSVQFLKSKNAIVSTFPVKTNIDLVHQRVRWVSKTSNIKSVGVKLIGVLLLLVNLSIVFSIFLSDNIFVIFTPLFFKIIIDMFLFIPTINFYNHKKTFYKWYLFCSFFYPFFSVFIVLKSVFSNYNWKGRSFKK; encoded by the coding sequence ATGATTTGGTTTTTTGTATTTATATTCATTTTGTATGCAATTTTAATTATTGCATTGGCTTTTGGTTTTGCTAAAGTTGATGAGTTTAAACCTGAAAATTTAGAACCAAAAACTTCATTTTCTGTAGTTATTCCTTTTAGAAACGAAGCTGAAAATTTACCTAAATTATTAAAATCTATTTCTTTACTAAAGTATCCAAAAGAATTGGTAGAATTTATTTTTGTGGATGATGCTTCTTCTGATGATTCTGTTAAAGTTATTGAAGATATTCTTCCAAATAATAAAATGTCCATTAATGTTATAAAAAATAATAGAACCTCAAATTCTCCAAAAAAAGATGCAATTACAACTGCTATTTCAATCGCTAAAAATAATTGGATTCTTACAACAGATGCAGATTGTATTTTACCAGAAAACTGGCTAAAAACATTTGATGCTTTTATTCAACAGAACAACCCAAAAATGGTGGTTGCTCCTGTTAATTATATTGCTATAAACAATTCTTCAGAGCAGTTTCAATTATTAGATTTTATGAGTTTACAAGGAACTACAGTTGGAAGTTTTGGAATGGGACATCCTTTTTTATGCAATGGTGCAAATTTAGCTTATCAAAAGCAAGAATTTTTAAAACTAAATGGTTTTGATGGCAATGAAAACATTGCAAGTGGCGATGATATTTTTCTGTTTGAGAAGTTTTTAGAAAATGACAAAAAATCTGTACAATTCTTAAAATCAAAAAATGCTATTGTATCTACTTTTCCCGTAAAAACAAATATCGATTTAGTTCATCAACGAGTGAGATGGGTATCTAAAACAAGTAATATTAAATCTGTTGGCGTAAAACTAATAGGTGTTTTGTTGCTTTTAGTGAACTTGAGTATTGTTTTTAGTATTTTTTTATCCGATAATATTTTTGTAATTTTTACTCCATTATTTTTTAAAATAATCATTGATATGTTTTTATTTATACCAACAATCAATTTTTATAACCATAAAAAAACATTCTACAAATGGTATTTATTTTGTAGTTTTTTCTATCCGTTTTTTAGTGTGTTTATTGTATTAAAATCTGTCTTTTCGAATTACAATTGGAAAGGAAGGAGTTTTAAAAAGTAG
- a CDS encoding dipeptidyl-peptidase 3 family protein, translating into MKIKHIICAFTMLGLFASCAIEKNEETPTNGKEFNHFVEQFADIKVLRYKIPGFEELTLKEKKLVYYLTQAGLAGRDIMWDQNYRHNLKIREALERINRNYGGDRETEDFKAFKTYLKRVWFSNGIHHHYSNDKIKPEFTREYFEDQLLKKSRTELPREVIEVLFNDLDNKKVTKKDGIDNILSSAINFYDPDITDKEVSEFYKTAYKGPEGMPIEAGLNSKLVREDGKLVEKVWKSGGMYGNAIDQIIGWLTKAKEVAENEKQAEALGLLIEYYKTGSLDVWDKYAIAWVTSTEGNIDWINGFIEVYNDPKGYRGSYETIVQIKDFDMSRKMKVLSDNAQWFEDNAPLDPSHKKANVVGVSYKTVNVAGEAGDASPSTPIGVNLPNNNWIRQKHGSKSVSLGNIIGAYNNAGGTGRLKEFANDEEEIRLEEKYGKIADKLHTSLHEVVGHASGVINDGVGQPKETLQNYASTMEEGRADLVGLYYLMDPKLQELGLTDNYKELGMAAYDGYIRNGLMTQLIRINLGDDIEEDHMVNRQWVSAWAFEQGQKDNVIEKIVKENGKTYFNINDYDKLREIFGRLLKETQRIKSEGDFEAAKALVEGYGVKVDQNIHKEVIKRNKQFTSAPYSGFINPILEPLMDSEGNILKVEITQQKDFEEQMRYYSKNYSFLGTEN; encoded by the coding sequence ATGAAAATAAAACATATTATTTGTGCCTTTACAATGTTGGGTTTATTTGCCTCTTGCGCTATTGAAAAGAATGAGGAAACACCAACAAATGGAAAAGAATTTAATCATTTTGTAGAGCAATTTGCAGATATAAAGGTCTTAAGATATAAAATACCAGGTTTCGAAGAACTTACTTTAAAAGAGAAGAAATTGGTCTACTATTTAACACAAGCTGGTTTAGCAGGTAGAGATATTATGTGGGATCAAAACTATCGTCATAATTTAAAAATAAGAGAAGCTTTAGAAAGAATTAATCGTAATTACGGGGGAGATAGAGAAACTGAAGATTTTAAAGCATTTAAAACCTATTTAAAAAGAGTTTGGTTTTCTAATGGAATTCATCATCATTATTCAAATGATAAAATAAAGCCAGAGTTTACAAGAGAATATTTTGAAGATCAATTATTAAAAAAATCGAGAACAGAATTACCAAGAGAAGTTATTGAAGTTTTATTTAATGATTTAGACAATAAAAAGGTAACTAAAAAAGATGGAATTGATAATATATTATCATCTGCAATTAATTTTTACGACCCAGATATTACAGATAAAGAAGTATCAGAATTTTATAAAACAGCTTACAAAGGCCCAGAAGGAATGCCGATTGAAGCAGGTTTAAATTCTAAATTAGTACGTGAAGATGGTAAATTGGTCGAGAAAGTTTGGAAATCTGGAGGAATGTATGGAAATGCAATAGACCAAATTATTGGTTGGTTAACAAAAGCAAAAGAAGTTGCAGAAAATGAAAAACAAGCAGAAGCTTTAGGTTTGTTAATTGAATATTATAAAACCGGAAGTTTAGATGTTTGGGATAAATATGCAATTGCTTGGGTAACTTCCACAGAAGGAAATATAGACTGGATAAATGGTTTTATAGAGGTTTATAATGACCCAAAAGGCTATAGAGGTTCTTATGAAACAATTGTGCAAATTAAAGATTTTGATATGTCTCGTAAGATGAAAGTTTTATCTGACAATGCACAATGGTTCGAAGACAATGCACCTTTAGATCCTTCTCATAAAAAGGCCAATGTTGTTGGAGTTTCTTATAAAACTGTAAATGTAGCAGGAGAAGCAGGAGATGCTTCACCAAGCACACCAATTGGGGTAAATTTACCAAACAATAATTGGATTCGTCAAAAACACGGTTCTAAATCTGTTTCTTTAGGAAACATTATTGGAGCTTATAATAATGCTGGTGGAACAGGTCGTTTAAAAGAATTTGCTAATGATGAAGAGGAAATAAGATTAGAAGAAAAATATGGTAAAATTGCCGATAAATTACATACTTCTTTACACGAAGTTGTTGGACACGCTTCAGGTGTAATTAATGATGGAGTTGGGCAACCAAAAGAAACACTTCAAAATTATGCATCTACAATGGAAGAAGGAAGAGCAGATTTGGTTGGTTTATATTATTTAATGGATCCTAAATTACAAGAATTAGGTTTAACAGATAATTACAAAGAATTAGGAATGGCAGCTTATGATGGTTACATTAGAAACGGATTAATGACACAACTAATAAGAATTAATTTGGGTGATGATATAGAGGAAGATCACATGGTTAATAGACAATGGGTTTCTGCTTGGGCTTTTGAACAAGGTCAAAAAGACAATGTAATAGAGAAAATTGTTAAAGAAAATGGTAAAACCTATTTTAATATTAATGATTATGATAAGTTAAGAGAGATTTTTGGACGCTTATTAAAAGAAACACAGCGTATTAAATCTGAAGGAGATTTTGAAGCTGCTAAAGCTTTGGTTGAAGGGTATGGTGTTAAAGTAGACCAGAATATTCATAAAGAAGTTATCAAAAGAAATAAGCAATTTACTTCTGCACCATACAGTGGTTTTATAAATCCTATTTTAGAACCATTAATGGATTCTGAAGGAAATATTTTAAAAGTAGAAATAACTCAACAAAAAGATTTCGAAGAACAAATGCGTTATTATTCTAAAAATTATAGTTTTCTAGGAACAGAAAATTAA
- a CDS encoding branched-chain amino acid aminotransferase has translation MSSNIEIKHIEKSKIESVDFNNLPFGSVFSDHMLVCDYKDGKWQTPVIEPYAPISLDPSAKIFHYGQSIFEGMKAYKDAEGNTLLFRPLDNCKRLNKSAERLVIPQIPEDVFMDGLKALLKLDEAWIPKNDGSSLYIRPFMFASGNGFHASPANAYKLIICTAPSGAYFAGKVKVLIEEKYARAANGGVGFAKAGGNYAAQFYPTQLAIEKGYNQVIWTDDNTHEYIEEAGAMNIFIRINDTLITSPTSDRILDGITRKSVIQIAEDMNIDVEVRKISVSEVIAAAQSGSLKEMFGAGTAAVISPIAGFGYQGTDYDLPELDKPFAGTLKKAITDIQTNKAEDPYGWRVVVK, from the coding sequence ATGAGTTCTAATATAGAAATCAAACATATAGAAAAGTCTAAAATAGAAAGTGTAGACTTTAATAATTTACCTTTTGGTAGCGTTTTTTCTGATCATATGCTTGTTTGTGATTATAAAGATGGAAAATGGCAAACGCCAGTTATTGAGCCTTATGCGCCAATTTCTTTAGATCCTTCTGCGAAGATTTTTCATTACGGACAATCTATTTTCGAAGGAATGAAAGCTTACAAAGATGCTGAAGGAAATACTTTGTTGTTTAGACCTTTAGACAACTGTAAACGTTTAAATAAATCTGCAGAACGTTTGGTAATTCCGCAAATTCCTGAAGATGTATTTATGGATGGTTTAAAAGCTTTATTAAAATTAGATGAAGCTTGGATTCCAAAAAACGATGGAAGTTCTTTATACATTAGACCTTTTATGTTTGCTTCTGGAAACGGTTTTCACGCTTCGCCTGCAAATGCTTACAAATTAATTATTTGTACTGCGCCTTCTGGAGCATATTTTGCTGGTAAAGTAAAAGTTTTAATTGAAGAAAAATATGCACGTGCTGCAAATGGTGGTGTTGGTTTTGCAAAAGCTGGTGGAAATTATGCTGCACAATTTTACCCTACTCAATTAGCGATTGAAAAAGGTTATAACCAAGTAATTTGGACAGACGATAATACTCATGAGTATATTGAAGAAGCTGGTGCAATGAATATTTTCATCAGAATTAATGATACTTTAATTACAAGTCCTACAAGTGATAGAATTTTAGATGGAATTACACGTAAAAGTGTTATTCAGATTGCAGAAGACATGAATATTGATGTTGAAGTACGTAAAATTTCAGTTTCTGAAGTGATTGCTGCTGCACAATCTGGAAGTTTAAAAGAGATGTTTGGAGCAGGAACTGCTGCAGTAATTTCTCCTATTGCAGGTTTTGGTTACCAAGGAACAGATTATGATTTACCTGAATTAGACAAACCTTTTGCAGGAACTTTAAAGAAAGCAATTACAGATATTCAGACAAATAAAGCTGAAGATCCTTATGGTTGGAGAGTTGTTGTAAAATAA
- a CDS encoding BLUF domain-containing protein, with protein sequence MYQLNYHSKSIDNLSFTDLENILAEANTFNSSKNITGCLIYHNNSFVQILEGTKKDVLDVFNKIKTDKRHHTVNVLWENKVDKRYFEEWNMAYYQPNVSNIKLFVNNLLLLSEFSDKSSGALLSFWANVKSVIGSGKITNEDSIN encoded by the coding sequence ATGTACCAATTAAATTACCATTCGAAATCAATAGATAACTTAAGTTTTACTGATTTAGAAAATATTCTTGCAGAAGCAAATACTTTTAATTCATCTAAAAATATAACTGGATGTCTTATTTACCATAACAACAGTTTTGTACAAATTCTTGAAGGGACAAAAAAAGATGTTTTAGATGTTTTTAATAAAATAAAGACAGATAAAAGACACCATACAGTAAACGTTCTTTGGGAAAACAAAGTAGATAAAAGATATTTTGAAGAATGGAATATGGCTTATTATCAGCCCAATGTTTCAAATATTAAATTATTTGTGAACAACTTATTACTTCTTTCAGAATTTTCTGATAAGTCTTCTGGAGCTTTATTAAGTTTTTGGGCAAATGTTAAAAGTGTTATTGGCAGTGGTAAAATAACTAATGAAGACTCTATAAATTAA
- a CDS encoding dihydrofolate reductase has translation MITIIAAIAKNNALGKDNDLIWHLPADLKRFKKITSGHSILMGRNTFESIGKPLPNRTSIIITRNKNYFKDGCLIAHSIEEALELASDEKEIFIIGGAQIYKEAMQKNLVDQLDITIVHEEFDADAFFPIIDSTWKEISREDFKADEKNKFDFSFVSYQKKSSNSSRIASA, from the coding sequence ATGATAACAATAATTGCTGCAATTGCAAAAAATAATGCTTTAGGAAAAGACAACGATTTAATTTGGCATTTACCAGCAGATTTAAAACGTTTCAAGAAAATAACTTCAGGACATTCAATTTTAATGGGTAGAAATACTTTTGAATCTATTGGTAAGCCTTTACCAAATAGAACAAGTATTATTATTACAAGAAACAAGAATTACTTTAAAGATGGTTGCCTAATTGCACACAGTATAGAAGAAGCTTTAGAATTGGCTTCAGATGAAAAAGAGATTTTTATAATTGGTGGAGCACAAATTTATAAAGAAGCCATGCAAAAAAACTTGGTAGATCAATTAGACATTACAATTGTTCATGAGGAATTTGATGCAGATGCTTTTTTTCCTATAATAGATTCAACATGGAAAGAAATTTCTAGAGAAGATTTTAAAGCTGATGAAAAAAATAAATTCGATTTCAGTTTTGTAAGTTATCAAAAAAAATCATCTAATTCTTCTAGAATAGCCAGCGCCTAA
- a CDS encoding SDR family NAD(P)-dependent oxidoreductase — MKNAIVFGATSGIGKALTEILVKEGYKVAVTGRRLEKLEEIKNRFPDHILIKQNDIQDVIDLEKVFNELVSELITVDLVIQSSGVGFVNPKLEWEKEAQTINTNVLGVTKLYTLSYNLFRQQQFGHLVGISSIASIRGSRSAPVYFASKAYQKSYLEGLYIKTKSIKSKKVFITDIRPGFVDTPMALGEQLFWMVPVDKAAKQIYTAIKNKKRVAYISKRWRLIAWVLKASPARLLKKFT; from the coding sequence ATGAAGAACGCCATTGTTTTTGGAGCAACTTCTGGAATAGGAAAAGCATTAACCGAAATTTTAGTCAAAGAAGGTTATAAAGTTGCTGTTACAGGCAGAAGATTAGAGAAGTTAGAAGAAATTAAAAATAGATTTCCAGATCATATTCTTATCAAACAAAATGACATACAAGATGTAATAGATTTAGAAAAAGTATTTAATGAACTTGTTTCTGAGCTTATTACGGTAGATTTAGTTATACAATCTTCTGGCGTTGGTTTTGTAAATCCAAAATTAGAATGGGAAAAAGAAGCACAAACAATTAATACAAATGTGTTAGGAGTTACCAAATTATATACACTCTCTTATAATTTATTCAGACAACAACAATTTGGGCATTTGGTTGGTATTTCATCTATTGCTTCTATTAGAGGAAGTCGTTCTGCGCCTGTTTATTTTGCTTCTAAAGCATATCAAAAATCGTATTTAGAAGGTTTGTACATAAAAACAAAATCAATAAAATCGAAAAAGGTTTTTATTACAGATATTCGTCCAGGTTTTGTAGATACGCCAATGGCATTAGGAGAACAACTTTTTTGGATGGTTCCTGTTGATAAAGCAGCAAAACAAATTTATACGGCTATAAAAAATAAAAAAAGAGTAGCATATATTTCTAAAAGATGGCGTTTAATTGCTTGGGTTTTAAAAGCATCGCCAGCGAGGTTGTTGAAAAAATTTACATAA
- a CDS encoding DUF6146 family protein, which yields MKLLKQIILLFSVGIFIWACGSSPINNKNIEKEEPVVIANDSLEYEITIIDIGFNLFLNTIAQPEGYYSQEYLETRNRIFVTNWNIRARNPSQFNDNIYENVIDYQPNIDYGYDVNYKLFNYFMFAQRKYKMTLGAGYSRRIR from the coding sequence ATGAAACTATTGAAGCAAATTATATTACTTTTTTCGGTTGGAATCTTTATTTGGGCTTGCGGTTCATCCCCAATTAATAATAAGAATATTGAAAAAGAAGAACCTGTAGTTATTGCAAATGACAGTTTAGAGTACGAAATTACAATTATCGATATTGGCTTCAATTTATTTTTGAATACTATTGCGCAACCAGAAGGTTATTATTCGCAAGAATATTTAGAAACTAGAAATCGAATTTTTGTAACAAATTGGAATATTAGAGCAAGAAACCCTTCTCAATTTAATGACAATATTTATGAAAACGTAATTGATTATCAACCAAATATAGATTATGGCTATGATGTTAACTATAAACTTTTTAACTATTTTATGTTTGCACAGAGGAAATATAAAATGACTTTAGGCGCTGGCTATTCTAGAAGAATTAGATGA
- a CDS encoding DNA-3-methyladenine glycosylase I has translation MKNRCFWVNDSQIYIDYHDKEWGEPVFDDATLFEFLILETFQAGLSWITILNKRENFRKAFDNFDYKKIAKYPESKYESLLQDAGIIRNKLKVRSAITNAQLFIEVQKEFGSFSKFIWSYVDGKPIVNKFHKREDVPATTLLSDKISKDLKKRGFKFVGSTVMYAYMQAVGMVNDHTTDCFKYPVQ, from the coding sequence ATGAAAAACAGATGTTTTTGGGTGAATGATAGTCAGATTTACATCGATTATCATGATAAGGAGTGGGGAGAACCAGTTTTTGATGATGCAACTTTGTTCGAGTTTTTAATTTTAGAAACTTTTCAAGCAGGTTTAAGTTGGATAACCATTTTAAACAAAAGAGAAAACTTTAGAAAAGCTTTTGATAATTTCGATTATAAAAAGATTGCAAAATACCCAGAAAGTAAATATGAATCACTTTTACAAGATGCAGGAATTATTAGAAATAAATTGAAAGTTCGAAGTGCAATTACCAATGCGCAACTTTTTATAGAGGTTCAAAAAGAATTTGGTTCATTCTCTAAATTTATTTGGTCTTATGTAGATGGAAAACCAATTGTAAATAAATTTCATAAACGAGAAGATGTCCCAGCAACTACTTTATTATCAGATAAGATATCTAAAGATTTAAAAAAAAGAGGTTTTAAGTTTGTTGGCTCAACAGTTATGTATGCATATATGCAAGCAGTTGGGATGGTAAATGATCACACAACAGATTGTTTTAAATATCCTGTTCAATAA
- a CDS encoding nucleoside triphosphate pyrophosphohydrolase family protein produces the protein MKKRIAAVTEFHTAFKLNMNSEPIADIGEDRKKLRFELMKEENEEYLEAAQNNDLVEVADALGDMLYILCGTIIEHGMQDKITEVFNEIQRSNMSKLGENGKPIYREDGKVLKGPNYFKPNIKEILER, from the coding sequence ATGAAGAAAAGAATAGCAGCAGTAACTGAATTTCATACCGCTTTTAAATTAAATATGAATAGCGAACCAATTGCAGATATTGGAGAAGATAGAAAGAAACTACGTTTCGAGTTGATGAAAGAAGAAAATGAAGAATATCTAGAAGCCGCACAAAATAACGATTTAGTTGAAGTTGCAGATGCTTTAGGAGATATGTTATACATTCTTTGCGGAACCATTATAGAACATGGGATGCAAGATAAAATAACCGAAGTTTTTAATGAAATACAACGTTCTAATATGAGTAAATTAGGCGAAAACGGAAAACCAATTTACAGAGAAGATGGTAAAGTTTTAAAAGGGCCAAACTATTTTAAACCCAACATTAAAGAAATTTTAGAGAGGTAA
- a CDS encoding DUF4920 domain-containing protein, which produces MKTIVKFCAIALLVFTACKDGKKENKEVETPTQEIAFATFGDKISEKDALTKDQMLAKFENMNVGDTIDVKFTSEIKEVCSKKGCWMKLPLNEATETMVRFKDYGFFMPLDSQGKEVIVAGKAFVKITPVEELQHYAEDAGKSKEEIAKITEPKKEFAFEANGVLLGTK; this is translated from the coding sequence ATGAAGACAATCGTTAAATTTTGTGCAATAGCACTATTGGTTTTTACAGCTTGTAAAGACGGAAAGAAAGAAAATAAAGAAGTAGAAACACCAACTCAAGAAATTGCTTTTGCAACTTTTGGAGATAAAATTTCAGAGAAAGACGCATTAACAAAAGACCAAATGTTAGCGAAATTCGAAAACATGAATGTTGGTGATACAATTGATGTAAAATTTACTTCAGAAATTAAAGAAGTATGCTCTAAAAAAGGTTGTTGGATGAAATTACCTTTAAACGAAGCAACAGAAACAATGGTTCGTTTTAAAGATTACGGATTTTTTATGCCATTAGACTCGCAAGGAAAAGAAGTAATTGTAGCAGGTAAAGCATTCGTAAAAATTACGCCTGTAGAAGAATTACAGCATTATGCAGAAGATGCAGGAAAAAGTAAAGAAGAAATAGCCAAAATTACTGAACCAAAAAAAGAATTTGCTTTTGAAGCAAATGGTGTTTTATTAGGAACAAAGTAA
- the mnmD gene encoding tRNA (5-methylaminomethyl-2-thiouridine)(34)-methyltransferase MnmD: MKREILITSDGSTTIHLPDWDEQYHSKNGSINETYHVFIESGLKLVSTEEVSILEIGFGTGLNAFITYLEAKKPIDYVGVEAYPVTAEEIEKMNFISVLDAKEENAIFDKMHEVSWEEKHQITDNFSLTKRKQFFEDITDEDAFNLIYFDAFGARVQPQLWTEEIFAKMFTSLKENGILVTYSAKGSVRRAMQAVGFTVERLPGPPGKREMLRAIKKSKL, encoded by the coding sequence GTGAAAAGAGAAATATTAATTACTTCAGATGGTTCTACAACCATACATTTACCAGATTGGGATGAGCAATATCATTCCAAAAATGGTTCTATTAACGAAACCTATCACGTTTTTATAGAGAGCGGCTTAAAGTTAGTTTCCACTGAAGAAGTTTCCATTCTCGAAATTGGTTTTGGTACAGGTTTAAACGCTTTTATTACCTATTTAGAAGCTAAAAAACCAATTGATTATGTTGGAGTAGAAGCCTATCCAGTTACTGCAGAAGAAATAGAAAAAATGAATTTTATTTCTGTTTTAGATGCCAAAGAAGAGAATGCTATTTTTGATAAAATGCACGAAGTTTCTTGGGAGGAAAAACATCAAATTACAGACAATTTTTCGCTCACAAAAAGAAAGCAGTTTTTCGAAGATATTACAGACGAAGATGCTTTCAATTTAATATATTTCGATGCTTTTGGTGCACGTGTGCAACCACAATTATGGACAGAAGAAATCTTCGCTAAAATGTTTACTTCGCTTAAAGAAAACGGTATTCTTGTAACGTATTCTGCAAAAGGAAGTGTTAGAAGAGCCATGCAAGCAGTTGGTTTTACTGTAGAACGTTTGCCTGGACCTCCAGGAAAAAGAGAAATGTTAAGAGCAATTAAAAAGAGTAAACTATAG